A genomic segment from Streptomyces sp. NBC_01233 encodes:
- the gyrA gene encoding DNA gyrase subunit A — translation MADETTPTAENAENAAEEQPVLRIEPVGLETEMQRSYLDYAMSVIVSRALPDVRDGLKPVHRRVLYAMYDGGYRPEKGFYKCARVVGDVMGTYHPHGDSSIYDALVRLAQPWSMRMPLVDSNGNFGSPGNDPAAAMRYTECKLMPQAMEMLRDIDEETVDFQDNYDGRNQEPTVLPARFPNLLVNGSAGIAVGMATNIPPHNLREVAAGAQWALEHPEASHEELQDALIERIKGPDFPSGALVVGRKGIEEAYRTGRGSITMRAVVEVEEIQNRQCLVVTELPYQTNPDNLAQKIADLVKDGKVGGIADVRDETSSRTGQRLVIVLKRDAVAKVVLNNLYKHTDLQTNFGANMLALVDGVPRTLSIDAFIRHWVTHQIEVIVRRTKFRLRKAEERAHILRGLLKALDAIDEVIALIRRSNTVEIAREGLMGLLEIDEIQANAILEMQLRRLAALERQKIVAEHDELQAKINEYNAILASQERQRSIVSEELAAIVEKFGDDRRSKLVPFDGDMSIEDLIAEEDIVVTITHGGYVKRTKTEDYRSQKRGGKGVRGTKLKQDDLVDHFFVSTTHHWLLFFTNKGRVYRSKAYELPDAGRDARGQHVANLLAFQPDEKIAQILAIRDYEAAPYLILATKGGLVKKTALKDYDSPRSGGVIAINLRETGDGSDDELIGAELVSAEDDLLLISKKAQSIRFTATDDALRPMGRATSGVKGMSFREGDELLSMSVVRPGTFVFTATDGGYAKRTPVDEYRVQGRGGLGIKAAKIVEDRGSLVGALVVDETDEILAITLGGGVIRTRVNEVRETGRDTMGVQLINLGKRDAVVGIARNAEAGQEADEVEADENETEVADGQAAEAAEGTQPSAGEHEE, via the coding sequence ATGGCCGACGAAACCACCCCCACCGCAGAGAACGCCGAGAACGCCGCGGAGGAGCAGCCCGTGCTGCGCATCGAGCCCGTCGGGCTCGAGACGGAGATGCAGCGCTCCTACCTCGACTACGCGATGTCCGTCATCGTCTCGCGCGCCCTGCCGGACGTGCGGGACGGCCTCAAGCCGGTGCACCGCCGCGTTCTGTACGCGATGTACGACGGCGGCTACCGGCCCGAGAAGGGCTTCTACAAGTGCGCCCGTGTCGTCGGCGACGTCATGGGTACCTACCACCCGCACGGTGACAGCTCGATCTACGACGCCCTGGTCCGCCTGGCCCAGCCGTGGTCGATGCGCATGCCGCTGGTGGACAGCAACGGCAACTTCGGCTCCCCGGGCAACGACCCGGCGGCCGCGATGCGCTACACCGAGTGCAAGCTCATGCCGCAGGCCATGGAGATGCTCCGGGACATCGACGAGGAGACCGTCGACTTCCAGGACAACTACGACGGCCGCAACCAGGAGCCGACGGTCCTGCCGGCGCGCTTCCCGAACCTGCTGGTCAACGGCAGCGCGGGCATCGCGGTCGGCATGGCGACCAACATCCCGCCGCACAACCTGCGCGAGGTCGCGGCCGGTGCGCAGTGGGCGCTGGAGCACCCGGAGGCCTCGCACGAGGAGCTCCAGGACGCGCTGATCGAGCGGATCAAGGGCCCGGACTTCCCGTCGGGCGCCCTCGTCGTGGGCCGCAAGGGCATCGAGGAGGCGTACCGGACCGGTCGCGGCTCCATCACGATGCGCGCGGTGGTGGAGGTCGAGGAGATCCAGAACCGCCAGTGCCTGGTGGTCACGGAGCTCCCGTACCAGACCAACCCCGACAACCTCGCGCAGAAGATCGCGGACCTGGTGAAGGACGGCAAGGTCGGCGGCATCGCCGACGTCCGTGACGAGACCTCGTCGCGGACCGGCCAGCGCCTGGTGATCGTCCTGAAGCGGGACGCCGTCGCCAAGGTCGTGCTGAACAACCTCTACAAGCACACCGATCTGCAGACGAACTTCGGTGCGAACATGCTGGCGCTGGTGGACGGCGTGCCGCGCACGCTGTCGATCGACGCCTTCATCCGCCACTGGGTGACGCACCAGATCGAGGTCATCGTCCGGCGCACGAAGTTCCGCCTGCGCAAGGCGGAGGAGCGCGCCCACATCCTGCGCGGTCTGCTCAAGGCGCTGGACGCGATCGACGAGGTCATCGCGCTGATCCGGCGCAGCAACACGGTCGAGATCGCGCGCGAGGGCCTGATGGGCCTCCTGGAGATCGACGAGATCCAGGCGAACGCGATCCTGGAGATGCAGCTGCGCCGCCTCGCGGCGCTGGAGCGCCAGAAGATCGTCGCCGAGCACGACGAACTCCAGGCCAAGATCAACGAGTACAACGCGATCCTGGCCTCGCAGGAGCGTCAGCGCTCCATCGTGAGCGAGGAACTGGCGGCCATCGTCGAGAAGTTCGGCGACGACCGGCGTTCCAAGCTGGTGCCCTTCGACGGTGACATGTCCATCGAGGACCTGATCGCCGAAGAGGACATCGTCGTCACGATCACGCACGGCGGCTACGTCAAGCGCACCAAGACCGAGGACTACCGCTCGCAGAAGCGCGGCGGCAAGGGCGTGCGCGGCACGAAGCTGAAGCAGGACGACCTGGTCGACCACTTCTTCGTCTCCACCACGCACCACTGGCTGCTGTTCTTCACGAACAAGGGCCGCGTCTACCGCTCCAAGGCGTACGAGCTGCCGGACGCCGGCCGCGACGCCCGCGGGCAGCACGTCGCGAACCTGCTGGCCTTCCAGCCGGACGAGAAGATCGCCCAGATCCTCGCCATCCGCGACTACGAGGCGGCGCCCTACCTGATCCTGGCCACCAAGGGCGGCCTGGTGAAGAAGACGGCGCTCAAGGACTACGACTCGCCCCGTTCGGGTGGTGTGATCGCGATCAACCTGCGGGAGACCGGGGACGGCAGCGACGACGAGCTGATCGGCGCGGAGCTGGTGTCCGCCGAGGACGACCTGCTGCTGATCAGCAAGAAGGCGCAGTCGATCCGCTTCACGGCGACCGACGACGCGCTGCGCCCGATGGGCCGCGCCACTTCGGGCGTGAAGGGCATGAGTTTCCGCGAAGGTGACGAACTGCTCTCCATGAGCGTGGTGAGGCCGGGTACGTTCGTCTTCACCGCGACCGACGGCGGCTACGCCAAGCGGACGCCGGTCGACGAGTACCGCGTCCAGGGTCGTGGTGGTCTGGGCATCAAGGCCGCGAAGATCGTGGAGGACCGCGGGTCGCTCGTAGGGGCGCTCGTGGTGGACGAAACGGACGAGATTCTCGCCATCACGCTCGGCGGTGGTGTGATTCGTACGCGCGTCAACGAAGTCAGGGAGACCGGCCGTGACACCATGGGCGTCCAGCTGATCAACCTGGGCAAGCGCGATGCCGTGGTCGGCATCGCCCGTAACGCCGAGGCCGGTCAGGAAGCTGACGAGGTCGAGGCCGACGAGAACGAGACCGAGGTGGCCGACGGACAGGCCGCCGAGGCCGCCGAGGGCACGCAGCCTTCGGCCGGGGAGCACGAGGAGTAA
- a CDS encoding DLW-39 family protein: protein MKKLLLVALAAIGGLLVYRQIQADRAEQDLWTEATDSVPSGSGV from the coding sequence GTGAAGAAGCTGCTCCTGGTCGCACTGGCCGCCATCGGCGGGCTCCTCGTGTACCGCCAGATCCAGGCGGACCGCGCCGAGCAGGACCTGTGGACGGAGGCAACCGACTCCGTGCCTTCTGGTTCCGGTGTGTGA
- a CDS encoding DUF721 domain-containing protein has translation MSENGKNPQEGRKPPEVSGVDLARQALAAAREQARARGNAASAKKGRQPGLRSGARADGRDPMPLMAALDRLRTERGWEMPMAVAGVMERWPEIVGPEIAAHCEPERYEDRELVVRCDSSAWAAQLKLLAPQLVARLNADLGQGTVRLIKVQGPGGRPKGYGPWRAPGSKGPGDTYG, from the coding sequence GTGAGCGAGAACGGCAAGAACCCGCAGGAGGGCCGCAAGCCCCCGGAGGTCTCCGGGGTGGACCTCGCCCGCCAGGCCCTCGCGGCGGCGCGGGAGCAGGCGCGGGCCCGGGGGAACGCGGCCAGCGCCAAGAAGGGCCGGCAGCCGGGGCTCCGCTCGGGTGCCCGCGCGGACGGCCGGGACCCGATGCCGCTGATGGCGGCGCTGGACCGGCTGCGCACCGAACGCGGCTGGGAGATGCCGATGGCGGTGGCGGGCGTGATGGAGCGCTGGCCGGAGATCGTCGGCCCGGAGATCGCGGCGCACTGTGAACCGGAGCGGTACGAGGACCGTGAGCTTGTCGTGCGGTGCGACTCCTCGGCGTGGGCGGCGCAGCTGAAGCTGCTCGCGCCGCAGCTGGTGGCACGGCTGAACGCGGATCTGGGGCAGGGCACCGTACGCCTGATCAAGGTGCAGGGGCCCGGCGGACGGCCGAAGGGCTACGGGCCGTGGCGGGCGCCGGGCAGCAAGGGTCCCGGGGACACCTACGGGTGA
- a CDS encoding DUF3566 domain-containing protein yields the protein MSGATGAGPAKTGANGARGPAADSQGGDATAEGRGIAVTDTRGPQSTAGAEAGQDRPAPPPYQPPQAYTAPPGAGAPRANGGAAAQRKPRPGIRTAPRTRKARLRVAKADPWSVMKVSFLLSIALGICTIVAAAVLWMVMDAMGVFSTVGGTISEATGSNESNGFDLQSFLSLPRVLTFTSVIAVIDVVLATALATLGAFIYNLSAGFVGGVELTLAEDE from the coding sequence GTGAGTGGAGCCACGGGCGCCGGACCGGCCAAGACTGGGGCGAACGGTGCCCGTGGCCCCGCCGCGGACTCCCAAGGTGGCGACGCCACCGCCGAGGGCAGGGGGATCGCCGTGACGGACACCCGAGGGCCGCAGTCGACGGCCGGCGCGGAAGCCGGCCAGGACCGGCCCGCGCCGCCGCCGTACCAGCCGCCGCAGGCCTACACGGCGCCCCCGGGCGCGGGCGCGCCGCGGGCGAACGGCGGCGCCGCCGCACAGCGCAAGCCGCGTCCGGGGATCCGTACGGCGCCCAGGACGCGCAAGGCGCGGCTGCGGGTGGCCAAGGCCGACCCGTGGTCGGTGATGAAGGTCAGCTTCCTGCTGTCGATCGCGCTGGGCATCTGCACGATCGTGGCGGCGGCGGTGCTGTGGATGGTCATGGACGCGATGGGCGTCTTCTCGACCGTCGGCGGCACGATCAGCGAGGCGACCGGCTCGAACGAGAGCAACGGCTTCGACCTCCAGTCGTTCCTGTCGCTGCCGCGCGTGCTGACCTTCACGTCGGTGATCGCGGTGATCGACGTGGTGCTGGCGACGGCACTGGCCACGCTGGGCGCCTTCATCTACAACCTGTCGGCGGGCTTCGTCGGCGGTGTGGAGCTGACGCTCGCCGAGGACGAGTAG
- the gyrB gene encoding DNA topoisomerase (ATP-hydrolyzing) subunit B produces the protein MCQKGRFVADSGDSNEKNYDASAIQVLEGLDAVRKRPGMYIGSTGERGLHHLVYEVVDNSVDEALAGHADTIDVTILADGGVRVVDNGRGIPVGIVPSEGKPAVEVVLTVLHAGGKFGGGGYAVSGGLHGVGVSVVNALSAKVAVEVKTDGHRWTQDYKLGVPTAPLAKNEETAETGTTVTFWADGDIFETTEYSFETLSRRFQEMAFLNKGLTLSLTDERESAKATVGADDPDADTAEPTARTVKYYYEGGIVDFVKYLNSRKGELIHPTVIDVEAEDKERMLSVEIAMQWNSQYTEGVYSFANTIHTHEGGTHEEGFRAALTGLVNRYAREKKLLREKDDNLAGEDVREGLTAIISVKLGEPQFEGQTKTKLGNTEAKTFVQKVVHEHLNDWFDRNPVEAADIIRKSIQAATARVAARKARDLTRRKGLLESASLPGKLSDCQSNDPTKCEIFIVEGDSAGGSAKSGRNPMYQAILPIRGKILNVEKARIDKILQNTEVQALISAFGTGVHEDFDIEKLRYHKIILMADADVDGQHINTLLLTFLFRFMRPLVEAGHVYLSRPPLYKIKWGRDDFEYAYSDRERDALVELGKQNGKRIREDSIQRFKGLGEMNAEELRVTTMDVDHRVLGQVTLDDAAQADDLFSVLMGEDVEARRSFIQRNAKDVRFLDI, from the coding sequence CTGTGCCAGAAAGGGCGCTTCGTGGCCGATTCCGGCGACTCCAACGAGAAGAATTACGACGCCAGTGCGATCCAGGTCCTCGAGGGCCTGGACGCGGTCCGCAAGCGGCCGGGTATGTACATCGGCTCGACGGGTGAGCGTGGTCTGCACCACCTCGTCTACGAGGTCGTCGACAACTCGGTCGACGAGGCGCTGGCCGGGCACGCCGACACCATCGACGTGACGATCCTCGCCGACGGTGGGGTGCGCGTGGTCGACAACGGTCGCGGTATCCCGGTCGGCATCGTTCCGTCCGAGGGCAAGCCGGCCGTCGAGGTCGTCCTGACGGTCCTGCACGCGGGCGGCAAGTTCGGCGGCGGCGGCTACGCCGTTTCCGGCGGTCTGCACGGCGTCGGTGTGTCCGTCGTGAACGCCCTGTCGGCCAAGGTCGCGGTCGAGGTCAAGACGGACGGCCACCGCTGGACCCAGGACTACAAGCTGGGCGTGCCGACGGCTCCGCTGGCCAAGAACGAGGAGACCGCCGAGACCGGCACCACGGTCACCTTCTGGGCCGACGGCGACATCTTCGAGACGACCGAGTACTCCTTCGAGACGCTCTCGCGCCGCTTCCAGGAGATGGCCTTCCTCAACAAGGGCCTCACGCTGTCGCTGACCGACGAGCGCGAGTCGGCGAAGGCCACGGTCGGCGCGGACGACCCCGATGCGGACACCGCCGAGCCCACCGCGCGCACGGTGAAGTACTACTACGAGGGCGGCATCGTCGACTTCGTGAAGTACCTCAACTCGCGCAAGGGCGAGCTGATCCACCCGACCGTCATCGACGTCGAGGCCGAGGACAAGGAGCGCATGCTCTCGGTCGAGATCGCGATGCAGTGGAACTCGCAGTACACGGAGGGCGTCTACTCCTTCGCGAACACGATCCACACGCACGAGGGCGGTACGCACGAGGAGGGCTTCCGTGCGGCGCTGACGGGTCTGGTGAACCGTTACGCGCGCGAGAAGAAGCTGCTGCGCGAGAAGGACGACAACCTCGCCGGCGAGGACGTCCGCGAGGGTCTGACGGCGATCATCTCGGTGAAGCTGGGCGAGCCGCAGTTCGAGGGCCAGACCAAGACCAAGCTGGGCAACACGGAGGCCAAGACCTTCGTGCAGAAGGTCGTCCACGAGCACCTGAACGACTGGTTCGACCGCAACCCGGTCGAGGCCGCGGACATCATCCGCAAGTCGATCCAGGCGGCCACGGCGCGCGTCGCGGCCCGCAAGGCCCGTGACCTCACCCGGCGCAAGGGCCTGCTGGAGAGCGCCTCGCTGCCGGGCAAGCTGTCCGACTGCCAGTCGAACGACCCGACCAAGTGCGAGATCTTCATCGTCGAGGGCGACTCGGCCGGTGGTTCCGCGAAGTCCGGCCGCAACCCGATGTACCAGGCCATCCTGCCGATCCGCGGCAAGATCCTGAACGTCGAGAAGGCCCGTATCGACAAGATCCTCCAGAACACCGAGGTCCAGGCGCTGATCAGCGCCTTCGGCACCGGTGTGCACGAGGACTTCGACATCGAGAAGCTCCGCTATCACAAGATCATCCTGATGGCGGACGCCGACGTCGACGGCCAGCACATCAACACCCTGCTGCTGACCTTCCTCTTCCGCTTCATGCGGCCGCTGGTCGAGGCCGGTCACGTGTACCTGTCCCGCCCGCCGCTCTACAAGATCAAGTGGGGCCGGGACGACTTCGAGTACGCGTACTCGGACCGCGAGCGCGACGCGCTGGTGGAGCTCGGCAAGCAGAACGGCAAGCGGATCAGGGAAGACTCGATCCAGCGCTTCAAGGGTCTGGGCGAGATGAACGCCGAGGAGCTGCGCGTCACCACGATGGACGTGGACCACCGCGTCCTCGGCCAGGTCACGCTGGACGACGCGGCGCAGGCCGACGACCTGTTCTCGGTGCTGATGGGCGAGGACGTCGAGGCGCGGCGCTCCTTCATCCAGCGCAACGCCAAGGACGTCCGCTTCCTCGACATCTGA